A part of Oncorhynchus gorbuscha isolate QuinsamMale2020 ecotype Even-year unplaced genomic scaffold, OgorEven_v1.0 Un_scaffold_2233, whole genome shotgun sequence genomic DNA contains:
- the LOC124017479 gene encoding alpha-2-antiplasmin-like yields MVLYLAVLLLLCLCQQGLTDETGMVAPEDHSCGEQVFRQEAWRSVGGAIERLGRQLLDSLQAGPEQPNVIISPLSVALALAQLSLGAHNETQKLLLSSLHAHTVPCYHHTLGSLLQHLTNTSLQVATRMYLRPEFEVYQSFIAESLRRYRSEPAPLISVEEVNRWVEEATKGHMTNFLPSIPHDMVLMLINAVHFKGEWEARFDPQLTQKGEFYLDNNNFVHVEMMRSAKYPLSLLEDGELGAQVARFPFKGNTSFLVVMPLPGRGNVSSLVAKLNISDLYRRLPQESTMQVQLPKFTLQYRQELQEALSSMGLGSLFSGPDLSGISAVPLQVSSVRHACGVELSEEGADASAATSVTIMRSVPIFFVNSPFLFALVDHTSLAPLFLGTVTNPAPDTSPMHIDSQLSDDPHGNNTQSDSTNSNNVQSDGPHSSNNVL; encoded by the exons ATGGTGCTGTATCTGGCTGTGCTCTTGCTGCTCTGCCTCTGTCAGCAGGGACTAACT GATGAAACTGGTATGGTAGCTCCTGAGGACCACTCCTGTGGAGAGCAGGTGTTCAGACAGGAGGCCTGGCGGTCAGTAGGAGGTGCTATAGAGAGACTGGGCCGGCAACTACTGGACAGCCTGCAGGCAGGGCCGGAGCAGCCCAATGTCATCATATCACCCTTAAGTGTGGCCCTCGCACTAGCACAGCTCTCACTGG GAGCTCACAACGAGACCCAGAAGTTGCTGCTCAGTTCTCTACATGCCCACACTGTACCCTGCTACCATCACACCCTGGGCAGCCTGCTCCAACACCTCACCAACACTTCCCTACAGGTGGCCACACGCATGTACCTgcgcccag aGTTTGAGGTGTACCAGTCCTTTATTGCAGAATCCCTGCGTAGGTACAGATCAGAGCCTGCCCCTCTGATCTCAGTGGAGGAGGTCAACCGATGGGTGGAGGAGGCCACCAAAGGTCACATGACGAATTTCCTGCCCAGTATTCCGCACGACATGGTGCTAATGCTTATCAATGCTGTGCATTTCAAAG GTGAGTGGGAGGCTCGCTTCGACCCTCAGCTCACACAGAAAGGGGAATTCTACCTGGACAACAACAACTTTGTCCATGTGGAAATGATGCGCTCAGCCAAGTACCCACTGAGCCTGTTAGAAGATGGGGAGCTTGGAGCTCAG GTTGCACGTTTTCCGTTTAAGGGAAACACCAGCTTCCTAGTAGTGATGCCGTTGCCAGGAAGAGGAAATGTGTCATCGCTGGTGGCCAAGCTAAACATCTCGGACCTGTACAGGCGTCTACCTCAGGAGAGCACCATGCAGGTCCAACTGCCAAAGTTCACCCTGCAGTACCGTCAAGAGCTACAGGAGGCGCTGTCCAGCATGG GTTTGGGATCTCTGTTCTCTGGTCCTGATCTGTCCGGTATATCGGCGGTTCCTCTGCAGGTGTCCAGTGTGCGTCACGCTTGCGGGGTAGAGCTCAGTGAGGAAGGGGCCGACGCATCTGCAGCCACCTCTGTTACCATAATGCGCTCCGTTCCCATCTTCTTTGTAAACTCCCCCTTTCTGTTCGCCCTGGTAGACCACACCTCCCTTGCTCCCCTCTTCCTGGGCACTGTCACTAACCCTGCCCCTGACACCAGCCCAATGCACATTGACAGTCAACTCAGTGATGATCCCCATGGCAACAATACCCAAAGTGACAGCACTAATAGTAACAATGTACAGAGTGACGGTCCCCATAGCAGCAACAATGTACTTTGA
- the LOC124017477 gene encoding pigment epithelium-derived factor-like isoform X2, with translation MSGERRDHECAFRSKQPSCFLLNPTGYILCLRQSRAGESWLHRPHTPLCASPRYIQHSTRETAAEDTRAGDVAHIRAESQTPVQQHLQNGVDLITLKMMRTTLLLCLGFLLSLSYAQLLETEEAGGEEEAVELFTTPRAKMAAATSDFGYNLFRALAGRNPKTNVFLAPISISAVLTQLSMGASPDRSERWLHRALRYHTLQDPQLHDTFRDLLASLRAPGKGLSIAARVYLARRLRLKQEYLGVVEKQYGVRPKTLMGGAKDVNEINDWVKQQTGGKVDRFMSKALGRNSGVVPLGAAYFKVKWMTRFSKSGVMEDFQLVGEAPARISMMQQDNYPVKMGVDPDLGCTIAQIQMQDDVSMFVFLPDDVTQNMTLVEESLTAEFVQDLSMTLHPVQTALTLPVLKFSYSTDLLPLLTDLGLDEFLADTDLTKITSQAAKLSSLNHKVVMEMAPEGTRYASSHPASTPLSYCVDHPFLFLVRDEASGALLFIGKVVNPRNLRI, from the exons ATGTCAGGGGAGAGAAGGGACCATGAATGTGCCTTTCGCTCAAAACAGCCATCCTGCTTCTTGCTAAACCCAACCGGCTATATCCTCTGCCTACGTCAGAGCAGGGCGGGGGAAAGTTGGCTCCACCGCCCTCATACACCGCTGTGTGCATCGCCCCGCTATATTCAGCACTCTACGCGAGAGACCGCTGCTGAAGACACACGGGCGGGCGACGTGGCCCATATTCGCGCTGAAAG TCAAACTCCTGTGCAACAACATTTACAGAACGGAGTAGACCTAATAACACTTAA gatgATGCGGACGACCCTGTTGCTGTGTTTGggattcctcctctccctctcttatgcTCAGTTG TTGGAGACAGAGGAGgcgggaggggaagaggaagctGTGGAGCTCTTTACCACGCCCAGAGCAAAGATGGCCGCTGCCACCTCTGACTTCGGCTACAACCTGTTCCGGGCCTTGGCGGGTCGCAACCCAAAGACTAACGTGTTCCTGGCCCCCATCAGCATCTCTGCAGTGCTCACTCAGCTATCCATGG gagcaTCTCCGGATCGTTCAGAGAGGTGGTTACACAGAGCTCTGAGGTATCACACCCTGCAGGACCCTCAGCTCCATGACACATTCAGAGACCTACTTGCATCACTCAGAGCACCTGGCAAAGGCCTCAGCATCGCTGCACGTGTCTACCTGGCccgca gATTGCGTCTGAAGCAGGAATACTTAGGCGTGGTGGAGAAGCAGTATGGGGTGCGGCCCAAGACTCTGATGGGCGGGGCTAAAGATGTGAATGAGATCAATGATTGGGTCAAACAGCAGACGGGCGGCAAGGTCGACCGCTTCATGTCCAAGGCCCTGGGACGGAACTCTGGTGTGGTTCCTCTGGGCGCCGCCTACTTCAAAG tgaagtGGATGACTCGGTTCAGCAagagtggagtgatggaggactTCCAGCTTGTTGGAGAGGCTCCTGCCCGCATTTCCATGATGCAGCAGGACAATTACCCAGTGAAGATGGGTGTAGACCCAGACCTGGGCTGTACA atTGCTCAGATCCAGATGCAGGATGACGTCAGCATGTTTGTGTTCCTTCCTGATGATGTCACTCAGAACATGACCTTGGTGGAGGAGAGCCTGACAGCTGAGTTTGTTCAGGACCTCTCCATGACCCTTCACCCCGTGCAGACGGCCCTCACACTGCCTGTCCTAAAATTCAGCTACTCTACTGACCTCCTGCCACTGCTCACTGACCTGG GTCTCGACGAATTTCTGGCAGACACGGACCTGACCAAGATCACGTCTCAGGCGGCGAAACTCAGCAGCCTCAATCATAAGGTTGTCATGGAGATGGCCCCAGAAGGCACCCGGTATGCCAGCTCCCACCCCGCCTCCACACCCCTTTCGTACTGCGTGGACCATCCCTTCCTGTTCCTGGTGAGGGATGAGGCCTCGGGGGCACTGCTCTTTATTGGCAAGGTGGTTAACCCACGCAATCTGAGGatataa
- the LOC124017477 gene encoding pigment epithelium-derived factor-like isoform X1: MSGERRDHECAFRSKQPSCFLLNPTGYILCLRQSRAGESWLHRPHTPLCASPRYIQHSTRETAAEDTRAGDVAHIRAESQTPVQQHLQNGVDLITLNLCCRMMRTTLLLCLGFLLSLSYAQLLETEEAGGEEEAVELFTTPRAKMAAATSDFGYNLFRALAGRNPKTNVFLAPISISAVLTQLSMGASPDRSERWLHRALRYHTLQDPQLHDTFRDLLASLRAPGKGLSIAARVYLARRLRLKQEYLGVVEKQYGVRPKTLMGGAKDVNEINDWVKQQTGGKVDRFMSKALGRNSGVVPLGAAYFKVKWMTRFSKSGVMEDFQLVGEAPARISMMQQDNYPVKMGVDPDLGCTIAQIQMQDDVSMFVFLPDDVTQNMTLVEESLTAEFVQDLSMTLHPVQTALTLPVLKFSYSTDLLPLLTDLGLDEFLADTDLTKITSQAAKLSSLNHKVVMEMAPEGTRYASSHPASTPLSYCVDHPFLFLVRDEASGALLFIGKVVNPRNLRI; the protein is encoded by the exons ATGTCAGGGGAGAGAAGGGACCATGAATGTGCCTTTCGCTCAAAACAGCCATCCTGCTTCTTGCTAAACCCAACCGGCTATATCCTCTGCCTACGTCAGAGCAGGGCGGGGGAAAGTTGGCTCCACCGCCCTCATACACCGCTGTGTGCATCGCCCCGCTATATTCAGCACTCTACGCGAGAGACCGCTGCTGAAGACACACGGGCGGGCGACGTGGCCCATATTCGCGCTGAAAG TCAAACTCCTGTGCAACAACATTTACAGAACGGAGTAGACCTAATAACACTTAA tttgtgttgcaggatgATGCGGACGACCCTGTTGCTGTGTTTGggattcctcctctccctctcttatgcTCAGTTG TTGGAGACAGAGGAGgcgggaggggaagaggaagctGTGGAGCTCTTTACCACGCCCAGAGCAAAGATGGCCGCTGCCACCTCTGACTTCGGCTACAACCTGTTCCGGGCCTTGGCGGGTCGCAACCCAAAGACTAACGTGTTCCTGGCCCCCATCAGCATCTCTGCAGTGCTCACTCAGCTATCCATGG gagcaTCTCCGGATCGTTCAGAGAGGTGGTTACACAGAGCTCTGAGGTATCACACCCTGCAGGACCCTCAGCTCCATGACACATTCAGAGACCTACTTGCATCACTCAGAGCACCTGGCAAAGGCCTCAGCATCGCTGCACGTGTCTACCTGGCccgca gATTGCGTCTGAAGCAGGAATACTTAGGCGTGGTGGAGAAGCAGTATGGGGTGCGGCCCAAGACTCTGATGGGCGGGGCTAAAGATGTGAATGAGATCAATGATTGGGTCAAACAGCAGACGGGCGGCAAGGTCGACCGCTTCATGTCCAAGGCCCTGGGACGGAACTCTGGTGTGGTTCCTCTGGGCGCCGCCTACTTCAAAG tgaagtGGATGACTCGGTTCAGCAagagtggagtgatggaggactTCCAGCTTGTTGGAGAGGCTCCTGCCCGCATTTCCATGATGCAGCAGGACAATTACCCAGTGAAGATGGGTGTAGACCCAGACCTGGGCTGTACA atTGCTCAGATCCAGATGCAGGATGACGTCAGCATGTTTGTGTTCCTTCCTGATGATGTCACTCAGAACATGACCTTGGTGGAGGAGAGCCTGACAGCTGAGTTTGTTCAGGACCTCTCCATGACCCTTCACCCCGTGCAGACGGCCCTCACACTGCCTGTCCTAAAATTCAGCTACTCTACTGACCTCCTGCCACTGCTCACTGACCTGG GTCTCGACGAATTTCTGGCAGACACGGACCTGACCAAGATCACGTCTCAGGCGGCGAAACTCAGCAGCCTCAATCATAAGGTTGTCATGGAGATGGCCCCAGAAGGCACCCGGTATGCCAGCTCCCACCCCGCCTCCACACCCCTTTCGTACTGCGTGGACCATCCCTTCCTGTTCCTGGTGAGGGATGAGGCCTCGGGGGCACTGCTCTTTATTGGCAAGGTGGTTAACCCACGCAATCTGAGGatataa
- the LOC124017480 gene encoding solute carrier family 13 member 5-like, producing the protein MSVFSDRAKMVSSLQIMWMFKDGVILFCTPFLLLPLPLLIGTTEARCAYVIALMAVYWCTEVLPLAVTALLPAVLFPLFGIMESKQVCMQYLKDTNMLFVGGLMVAVAVETWNLHKRIALRVLLVVGVRPALLMLGFMGVTAFLSMWISNTATTAMMVPIVQAVLEQLNSPQNGEKPLPIPQSQENGMIPEERLENSSNPQDRLIIQDNHIPLEKPATEDRLDSPDKPVHQDNSLADGKPGEGHWAGGRGQSRGLVVVSMVLKERTEAEEQVCEEEEEKERTKMCKGLTLCVCYAASIGGTATLTGTGPNLVLTGQMSQLFPQNGDVVNFASWFAFAFPTMLLMLTLAWLWLQLIFIGFDLKRTWGCGAVQSEKEHAAYDLIREEHRRLGPVSYGELSVLGLFILLVVLWFTRSPGFINGWATHIFNTKAECCVVSRCLSLSGSSAFP; encoded by the exons ATGTCAGTATTCTCTGATCGAGCGAAGATGGTGTCTTCGCTCCAGATTATGTGGATGTTCAAGGATGGGGTGATTCTGTTCTGTACACCGTTCCTGCTCCTCCCGCTGCCTCTACTGATCGGAACCACG GAGGCAAGATGTGCCTATGTGATAGCTCTGATGGCAGTGTACTGGTGTACTGAGGTATTGCCACTAGCGGTGACTGCTCTCCTGCCCGCTGTCCTTTTCCCTCTGTTTGGCATCATGGAGTCCAAGCAG GTGTGTATGCAGTACCTGAAGGACACCAACATGCTGTTTGTAGGCGGTCTGATGGTGGCTGTTGCCGTGGAGACATGGAACCTTCACAAGCGCATCGCCCTCAGGGTTCtacttgttgtgggggtgcggcCTGCCCT TCTGATGCTAGGGTTCATGGGTGTGACAGCATTCCTGTCCATGTGGATCAGTAACACAGCCACCACAGCTATGATGGTCCCCATTGTCCAGGCTGTCCTGGAGCAGCTCAACAGCCCACAGAATGGGGAGAAGCCCTTGCCCATCCCCCAGAGCCAGGAGAATGGTATGATTCCTGAGGAAAGACTGGAGAACAGTTCAAACCCACAGGACAGACTTATCATCCAGGACAATCACATTCCACTGGAGAAACCAGCCACAGAGGATAGACTGGACTCCCCAGACAAACCAGTTCACCAGGACAACTCTCTGGCTGATGGGAAGCCAGGTGAGGGGCACTGGGCTGGAGgcagaggtcagagcagggggctAG TGGTAGTGTCTATGGTCTTGAAAGAGCGGACTGAAGCAGAGGAGCAGGtttgtgaggaagaggaggagaaggagaggacgaaAATGTGTAAAGGCTtgacgttgtgtgtgtgttacgctGCCAGCATTGGAGGCACTGCCACTCTCACTGGTACCGGACCCAACCTCGTCCTCACAGGGCAGATGAGCCA ACTCTTCCCTCAGAACGGTGACGTGGTTAACTTTGCCTCGTGGTTCGCCTTTGCCTTCCCCACAATGCTGCTAATGCTGACGCTGGCCTGGCTCTGGCTCCAGCTCATCTTCATCGGCTTCGA tCTGAAGCGTACGTGGGGCTGTGGTGCTGTGCAGTCAGAGAAAGAACATGCAGCGTATGATTTGATCCGTGAGGAGCATCGTCGTCTGGGGCCAGTGTCCTATGGAGAGTTGAGTGTCCTGGGGCTCTTCATTCTGCTGGTGGTGTTGTGGTTCACACGAAGCCCAGGCTTCATCAACGGATGGGCAACCCACATCTTCAACACAAAGGCAGA atgctgcgtggtgagcaggtgtctgagtctgtctggttcaagtgccttcccgag